In Phaseolus vulgaris cultivar G19833 chromosome 10, P. vulgaris v2.0, whole genome shotgun sequence, a single genomic region encodes these proteins:
- the LOC137818306 gene encoding chaperone protein dnaJ 8, chloroplastic — MAAATAGVVGGNASSASWMQFRGRERKHTKKNRSGVFCSYSSPSVINSYKTLRVQTGASESEVRKAFRQLALQYHPDVCRGNNCTVQFHEINQAYDTVMASLRGELNGALTYEAIYDGDTDEPVGEMNEPDCDLWEEWMGWEGAGIRDYSSFINPYN; from the exons ATGGCTGCTGCGACTGCTGGGGTTGTTGGGGGTAATGCTTCTTCTGCTTCTTGGATGCAATTCAGAGGCAGGGAAAGGAAGCATACCAAGAAGAACAGATCTGGGGTTTTTTGCTCTTATTCTTCCCCTTCtgtcatcaattcttacaaGACCTTGAGAGTGCAAACGGGCGCTTCTGAATCTGAAGTCAGGAAGGCTTTCCGACAGCTTGCTCTGCAG TATCATCCAGATGTGTGCAGAGGGAACAATTGCACGGTGCAATTTCACGAAATCAACCAGGCTTATGAT ACAGTGATGGCGAGCTTGAGAGGAGAATTAAATGGGGCACTAACATACGAGGCTATTTATGATGGTGACACAGATGAGCCAGTGGGAGAAATGAACGAACCAGATTGCGACCTATGGGAGGAGTGGATGGGGTGGGAAGGAGCAGGAATCCGTGACTACTCTTCTTTCATTAATCCTTACAACTGA
- the LOC137818307 gene encoding uncharacterized protein, with amino-acid sequence MSSDTKTNGGGNGGGGFRSKVNHYLHSGEKKHVFVGLTLITAVFTIPWFLMNRGSKHQSHQDYLEKADKARSERLSSSSASAK; translated from the exons ATGAGCAGCGACACGAAAACCAACGGCGGTGGCAACGGCGGAGGAGGATTCAGGTCGAAGGTGAATCACTATCTCCATAGCGGTGAGAAGAAGCATGTTTTCGTTGGTTTAACTCTCATCACCGCTGTTTTTACCATCCCATGGTTCCTTATGAACCGAG GGAGTAAACACCAGTCTCACCAAGATTACTTGGAAAAAGCTGATAAAGCAAGGAGCGAAAGGCTTTCATCCAGTTCTGCTTCTGCTAAATGA
- the LOC137818305 gene encoding early nodulin-like protein 19 encodes MGGSWKLTCALLLLISAAATATDHIVGANRGWNPNINYTLWANNHTFYVGDLISFRYQKNQYNVFEVNQTGYDNCTTEGAVGNWTSGKDFIPLNKAKRYYFICGNGQCFSGMKVSVIVHPLPPPPTSALAAEHSTPNSASPLLFKRSLLLSSVLACFGFVWM; translated from the exons ATGGGAGGCTCATGGAAACTCACATGTGCCCTCTTGCTACTCATCTCCGCCGCAGCCACCGCCACTGACCACATTGTGGGTGCCAATCGTGGGTGGAACCCTAACATCAACTACACTCTCTGGGCCAACAACCACACTTTCTATGTCGGCGACCTTATCT CATTCAGGTACCAGAAAAACCAATACAATGTGTTTGAGGTGAACCAAACTGGGTATGACAACTGCACCACAGAAGGGGCAGTGGGGAATTGGACCAGTGGCAAGGATTTCATACCCCTGAATAAGGCCAAGAGATATTACTTCATTTGTGGGAATGGCCAATGCTTCAGTGGAATGAAGGTGTCTGTTATTGTCCATCCTCTGCCACCACCTCCCACCTCTGCGCTTGCTGCTGAACATTCAACTCCAAACTCAGCTTCTCCTCTGCTCTTCAAACGCTCTCTGCTGCTGTCCTCTGTTCTGGCTTGCTTTGGATTTGTTTGGATGTAG